One [Clostridium] saccharolyticum WM1 DNA segment encodes these proteins:
- a CDS encoding APC family permease — MEPKLEKKYGLFTAIAMVVGIVIGSGVFFKAEKILTATGGNLKQGILAWVIGGIIMISCAYTFSVMATKYQYINGVVDYAEAAMGKTYAYYVGWFMAAIYYPTITSVLAWVSARYTCVIFGFSITGGECMTIACLYLVSSFTMNALSPVLAGKFQVSTTVIKLIPLFLMAVVGTFAGVRSGMTMYNFTHYVSQSSSNGLFTAIVAASFAYEGWIIATCINAELRNAKKNLPLALIAGTFITMSIYILYYIGLAGTIKNELMMAGGESGAKLAFQTVFSSAGGSLLFVFVIISCLGTLNGLMLGCTRGIYSIAARGLGPKPWVFSQIDPATNMPVNSAIMGLFLCGIWLFYFYGANLSSNWFGFFRFDSSELPIITIYALYIPIFIMFMVKGKELNFFNRVLMPCLSLAGCVFMIAAAWFAHGIAAVAYLIVFFVIMALGALLFRTNLFHRRLL; from the coding sequence ATGGAACCGAAGTTAGAAAAAAAATATGGTCTTTTTACAGCGATCGCAATGGTTGTAGGTATCGTCATCGGCAGCGGCGTGTTTTTTAAAGCGGAAAAGATCCTTACTGCAACCGGAGGCAATTTAAAGCAGGGCATCCTGGCATGGGTGATCGGCGGTATCATTATGATTTCCTGTGCGTATACGTTTTCTGTCATGGCTACCAAATATCAGTATATTAACGGAGTGGTGGATTATGCGGAAGCAGCTATGGGGAAAACCTATGCCTACTATGTGGGCTGGTTTATGGCAGCGATTTATTATCCTACAATAACCTCGGTACTGGCGTGGGTTTCCGCCCGGTATACCTGTGTAATTTTCGGCTTTTCCATTACCGGCGGAGAATGTATGACCATTGCCTGTCTTTACCTGGTTTCAAGCTTTACTATGAATGCATTATCACCTGTTTTGGCCGGAAAATTCCAGGTAAGCACTACGGTCATCAAACTGATTCCCCTCTTTTTAATGGCAGTGGTTGGAACCTTTGCAGGAGTCCGAAGCGGTATGACCATGTACAATTTCACTCATTACGTGTCCCAAAGCTCCTCTAACGGATTATTTACGGCTATTGTTGCAGCCAGCTTTGCTTATGAAGGCTGGATCATAGCTACCTGTATCAACGCAGAATTAAGAAACGCAAAGAAAAATCTTCCACTGGCTTTGATCGCAGGCACCTTTATTACCATGTCAATATATATCCTGTATTACATTGGGCTGGCCGGTACTATTAAAAATGAACTGATGATGGCCGGAGGAGAATCCGGTGCCAAGCTGGCATTCCAGACGGTTTTCTCTTCAGCAGGCGGTTCCCTGTTGTTTGTATTTGTTATTATTTCATGCCTGGGGACCTTAAATGGGCTGATGCTTGGCTGTACCCGGGGAATCTATTCCATTGCCGCCAGAGGCCTTGGCCCTAAACCATGGGTTTTCAGCCAGATCGATCCGGCAACCAATATGCCAGTAAATTCCGCAATCATGGGATTATTTCTATGCGGCATCTGGCTGTTTTATTTTTATGGTGCAAACTTATCCTCCAACTGGTTTGGGTTCTTCCGCTTTGATTCTTCCGAATTGCCTATTATCACAATTTATGCCCTGTACATCCCTATTTTTATTATGTTCATGGTTAAAGGCAAAGAGCTTAATTTCTTTAACCGGGTATTAATGCCCTGCCTCTCCCTTGCAGGCTGTGTATTTATGATCGCTGCCGCCTGGTTTGCCCACGGAATTGCTGCAGTTGCTTATCTGATTGTGTTTTTTGTTATCATGGCCTTAGGCGCTTTGCTTTTTCGAACAAATTTATTTCACAGGAGACTTTTATGA
- a CDS encoding ArsR/SmtB family transcription factor, protein MAKIKEFTLENIKEICEFGKAVSSPVRLEIIKLLYQDNYSISQIADALGLPQSSAAFHLKLLEAADLIRMEEQPGSHGTMKVCSRKQDYANLCFLPRSSQINQVLSIEMPVGAFVGCSIFPTCGLYTPNGVVGMEDKVYSFYLPERMEAGLLWTSKGYVEYKFPNQLPAGKQPVRLSFSMEICSEAPGYAEDWKSDITLWVNGIECATWCCPGDFGSRRGRLTPALWPNGSTQYGILVKWEIRGDGSYMNGERVSKVRISDIWLSENAFVTMTMGNKKNAKYEGGFNLFGKTFGDYPQDILMEIEF, encoded by the coding sequence ATGGCAAAAATTAAGGAATTTACCCTGGAAAATATTAAAGAAATCTGTGAATTTGGCAAAGCGGTCTCATCGCCTGTCCGGCTGGAGATCATAAAACTGTTATATCAGGATAATTATTCCATAAGCCAGATTGCAGATGCTCTTGGTCTTCCCCAGTCCAGTGCTGCCTTTCATTTGAAGCTTCTGGAAGCAGCGGATTTAATCCGTATGGAGGAACAGCCAGGGAGTCATGGGACCATGAAGGTATGCAGCCGGAAACAGGATTATGCCAATCTCTGTTTTCTGCCCAGAAGCAGCCAGATCAATCAGGTGTTAAGCATTGAGATGCCTGTGGGCGCATTTGTGGGCTGCAGTATTTTTCCCACCTGCGGTTTATACACGCCCAATGGAGTCGTTGGTATGGAGGATAAGGTATACAGCTTTTATCTTCCGGAACGGATGGAGGCAGGTCTTTTATGGACGTCTAAAGGGTATGTGGAATATAAGTTCCCCAATCAGCTGCCTGCGGGTAAACAACCGGTGCGTTTGTCCTTTTCTATGGAAATATGCTCCGAGGCGCCTGGGTATGCAGAGGACTGGAAGTCTGATATCACCTTGTGGGTAAACGGCATAGAGTGTGCCACATGGTGCTGCCCCGGAGATTTTGGGTCAAGAAGAGGGAGGCTTACACCTGCCCTGTGGCCCAACGGTTCTACTCAATATGGTATTCTGGTAAAGTGGGAGATTAGGGGAGACGGAAGCTATATGAATGGAGAGCGGGTCTCAAAAGTCAGAATCAGTGATATTTGGCTTTCGGAAAACGCTTTTGTCACCATGACCATGGGAAATAAAAAAAATGCAAAGTACGAAGGCGGCTTTAATCTCTTTGGAAAGACCTTCGGTGATTACCCCCAGGATATTCTTATGGAGATCGAATTTTGA
- a CDS encoding extracellular solute-binding protein, translating into MRRGKKWMAALGAAAVVMAALSGCGRSASTQTSGGTQAAQESKETASGETSAAAEETKNVNDDGTVNNPEQVAVDANKLVMWSLFSGGDGGFMSKMIEEYNGTNPTKQVQSIMLVWADYYTKLQTAVAAGKGPDIGISHASSLPQLVEDGVVQPITSYLDELGIDLSQHYSQASIDAVTFGGEVYAVPLDTHAEIMYFNKGILEQAGVALNGAGGVDIKNADDFYAICDKIKAVIPEDGSTIAITSNGDDPYRLWWAAYFQMGGAPIVSDDGKSVTLDKEKAVKAAEFVKGLYDKGYVKEGIDDHQKFFQSGKAGICIGGTWAVGAFEQTDNLNFVPVAFPKLFDTDNCWADSHTFILPAKKARNEADSKAAVEFMAAASMKGGVTWASSGQIPACKEVLASDEYKALPYRSSYMSEVEKAVLPAKVSTFNGMKKGMIDSLDTIWTGKGDAASGIDALYDELESNLP; encoded by the coding sequence ATGAGAAGGGGTAAAAAATGGATGGCTGCCTTAGGTGCAGCGGCAGTGGTTATGGCAGCATTATCAGGATGCGGACGCAGCGCATCAACGCAGACGAGCGGGGGGACTCAGGCGGCACAAGAGAGCAAGGAGACTGCTTCAGGAGAAACTTCAGCAGCTGCGGAAGAGACAAAGAATGTCAATGACGACGGAACGGTCAACAATCCGGAGCAGGTGGCTGTGGATGCCAACAAGCTGGTCATGTGGTCCTTATTCAGCGGCGGTGACGGCGGCTTTATGTCAAAGATGATCGAGGAATATAACGGTACCAATCCAACCAAGCAGGTACAGTCCATCATGTTGGTATGGGCGGATTATTATACAAAGCTTCAGACAGCCGTTGCTGCCGGAAAAGGACCGGATATCGGCATATCCCATGCCTCCTCTTTGCCGCAGTTGGTGGAAGACGGTGTGGTGCAGCCCATCACTTCCTATCTTGATGAGCTGGGGATCGATTTAAGCCAGCATTATTCCCAGGCTTCCATTGATGCAGTGACCTTTGGCGGTGAGGTCTATGCGGTTCCATTGGACACTCATGCAGAGATTATGTATTTTAACAAAGGCATATTGGAGCAGGCCGGCGTGGCATTAAATGGGGCCGGAGGGGTTGACATTAAAAATGCAGATGATTTTTATGCCATCTGCGATAAAATCAAGGCTGTGATTCCGGAAGATGGCTCTACGATCGCCATCACCAGCAACGGAGACGATCCTTACCGCTTATGGTGGGCTGCTTATTTCCAAATGGGAGGAGCCCCTATTGTCAGCGATGACGGCAAGTCTGTCACTCTTGATAAGGAAAAGGCTGTTAAGGCGGCAGAGTTTGTAAAGGGGCTTTATGACAAAGGCTATGTTAAGGAAGGGATTGATGACCACCAGAAATTCTTCCAGAGCGGAAAAGCAGGTATCTGCATCGGCGGAACCTGGGCGGTAGGCGCTTTTGAGCAGACGGATAACTTAAACTTTGTACCGGTGGCATTTCCCAAGCTTTTTGATACAGATAACTGCTGGGCAGATTCCCACACCTTTATTCTTCCTGCAAAGAAAGCAAGGAATGAGGCTGACAGCAAGGCTGCCGTTGAATTCATGGCAGCTGCCTCCATGAAAGGCGGAGTGACCTGGGCAAGCTCCGGCCAGATTCCGGCTTGCAAAGAGGTTCTTGCAAGTGATGAATATAAGGCTCTTCCATACAGAAGCAGCTACATGTCAGAGGTTGAGAAAGCAGTTCTTCCGGCTAAGGTATCTACCTTTAACGGAATGAAGAAGGGCATGATCGACAGCCTTGATACCATCTGGACGGGAAAAGGAGATGCTGCTTCCGGTATAGATGCGCTTTATGATGAGCTTGAATCAAACCTTCCGTAA
- a CDS encoding carbohydrate ABC transporter permease, which translates to MSRSRKIRDMVTGLGLCFPFLALYTVFTIWPVVQGLYVSLHKWSLMGKVKFIGLDNYIKFLSDQKFVDALKHTVIFVGLSVPFLVIMALILALFANRPVKIRRGLRIAYYLPSIISVSVASFIAKYMFAPYMGFVNGILHLTGLLGPGSEIQWLIDTNHAWAVVTIMTVWWTVGFSMLLYLSALQEISPEIYEAAEIDGAAKWQQLLSIVLPLLKPTTYLIVMLQIIASFKVFGQIQLITAGGPAGSTKPLIQYIYETGFTKNNMGYAAAMSYVLFAILVVCTLIQKAVQKRGEMKDEA; encoded by the coding sequence TTGAGCAGAAGCAGAAAAATAAGAGATATGGTTACGGGCCTTGGATTGTGCTTTCCTTTTTTGGCCTTATATACGGTCTTTACCATTTGGCCGGTGGTCCAGGGGCTGTATGTGAGCCTGCATAAGTGGTCCCTAATGGGTAAGGTAAAATTCATAGGACTGGATAATTACATTAAATTTTTATCGGATCAGAAGTTTGTTGACGCATTGAAGCATACGGTCATCTTTGTCGGTCTTTCTGTACCCTTTCTGGTGATCATGGCTTTGATACTGGCCCTGTTTGCCAACAGGCCGGTAAAGATCAGGCGGGGGTTAAGGATTGCATATTATCTTCCCAGCATTATTTCCGTTTCCGTTGCGTCTTTTATTGCAAAATATATGTTTGCGCCCTATATGGGCTTTGTAAACGGAATACTTCATCTGACGGGTCTTTTAGGTCCTGGATCGGAAATACAATGGCTGATTGACACCAATCATGCATGGGCAGTCGTTACCATAATGACCGTATGGTGGACGGTAGGGTTTTCCATGCTTTTATATTTATCTGCTCTGCAGGAAATTTCTCCGGAGATTTACGAGGCTGCGGAAATCGACGGAGCAGCAAAATGGCAGCAGTTATTGTCCATTGTCCTGCCTCTGTTAAAGCCCACCACTTACTTAATCGTTATGCTGCAGATCATTGCAAGCTTTAAGGTGTTCGGCCAGATTCAGTTAATCACGGCGGGAGGACCGGCAGGAAGCACAAAGCCCTTGATCCAGTACATTTATGAAACGGGATTTACGAAAAACAATATGGGCTATGCCGCTGCCATGTCCTATGTGCTGTTTGCCATTCTGGTGGTTTGCACCCTCATCCAGAAGGCGGTTCAGAAAAGGGGGGAAATGAAAGATGAAGCATAA
- a CDS encoding carbohydrate ABC transporter permease, producing MKHKKIKAGSIVLTLLSAGLAVMFLAPVIWAFFVSLQYEGKQIKSVVSWFSPPYTLGNYLDLIIGSDVAKWLLNSVIVAVLVTVLTILFSSMAAYALSKIKFMGRNKLYFYFLLGLMVPGEATIVPLFITANSMHLIDSYAGLLLPSVAVSMNLIIMVTFFKGIPDSLIEAARIDGAGELTIFARIIMPLSKAVLSTISIFAFIGSWNNYLWPLLCAMDSSKFTLPVGIPIFAGTYTVDYVKPMTANMIASIPAMIIYLIFEKQIVQGITMSGVKG from the coding sequence ATGAAGCATAAGAAAATAAAGGCAGGAAGTATTGTTTTGACTCTTCTGTCCGCCGGGCTGGCTGTCATGTTTCTGGCACCTGTGATCTGGGCCTTTTTTGTATCCCTGCAGTATGAAGGGAAGCAGATTAAAAGCGTGGTCAGCTGGTTCTCTCCTCCCTATACCTTAGGGAATTATCTGGACCTGATTATCGGCTCTGATGTTGCCAAGTGGCTGCTTAATTCCGTAATTGTTGCGGTGCTGGTTACGGTTTTGACTATCCTTTTTTCCTCTATGGCCGCCTATGCCCTGTCAAAAATTAAATTTATGGGAAGAAATAAACTTTATTTTTACTTTTTGCTGGGACTCATGGTTCCCGGAGAAGCGACCATTGTTCCGCTGTTTATCACGGCTAACAGCATGCACTTAATTGATTCTTACGCAGGTCTGCTTCTGCCTTCTGTGGCAGTATCCATGAATCTGATCATCATGGTTACTTTTTTTAAGGGAATTCCGGATTCCCTCATAGAAGCCGCAAGAATTGACGGCGCCGGAGAGCTCACGATTTTCGCCAGGATCATCATGCCCTTATCAAAGGCGGTGCTTTCCACGATCAGCATTTTCGCATTTATCGGAAGCTGGAATAATTATCTGTGGCCTCTGCTTTGTGCCATGGACAGCAGTAAATTTACATTGCCTGTTGGAATTCCCATTTTCGCCGGAACTTACACCGTAGATTATGTGAAGCCAATGACGGCCAATATGATTGCTTCCATACCTGCCATGATTATTTATCTGATTTTTGAAAAGCAGATCGTGCAGGGAATTACCATGTCCGGCGTTAAGGGCTGA
- a CDS encoding glycoside hydrolase family 2 protein — translation MRCYQKDYPRPQFVRKDWTSLNGIWDFGFDDDNKGETEGWYKGFLGEQEICVPFTYETKKSNIHDEGVHHFVWYGRRFQAEKEKLTGNKLLLHFEGSDFLTKVWINGQFAGAHEGGYSRFSFDISNLVTDGENLVVVKAEDHLDPQQPRGKQRWVPENFGCWYVQTTGIWKTVWMEYVPDISLRSVKMTPNLPEGRLELEYTVDCPEVLDGRRLEVEAAVSYEGRFVTRILTAIGKNPTKVSIDLEAAEADDPWGIRTWSPAEPRLYDIRFLTRYDGEVCDEAGSYFGMREIRIEGTNVLLNGAPLYQRLILDQGYWEDTHLTPPDEEALIQDIEKIHALGYNGLRKHQKTEDERFLYWCDVKGMLVWSEAPAAYVYSDRAVELFTREWMDIVKQNYNHPSIITWTPINESWGVPQVETNRTQQHFTEGIYHLTKSMDQYRPVIVNDGWEHTVSDIITLHDYEEKGEVLKKRYTQYKDEIMTAEIYHSTSKSAFANGFSYKGQPVIISEFGGIAFDRDKEGWGYGNKVITKEDFLKRFDSITTAIKEIPYVCGYCYTQVTDVQQEVNGLMDIRRNAKVDPERIKEINERRVAYWRDELR, via the coding sequence ATGCGATGCTATCAAAAGGACTATCCAAGACCGCAATTTGTCCGTAAGGACTGGACCAGCTTAAATGGTATCTGGGACTTCGGTTTTGACGACGACAATAAAGGAGAAACCGAAGGCTGGTATAAGGGGTTCCTGGGGGAACAGGAGATATGCGTACCCTTTACTTATGAAACAAAGAAAAGCAACATTCATGACGAAGGGGTCCATCATTTTGTGTGGTATGGCCGCAGGTTTCAGGCAGAAAAAGAGAAATTAACCGGAAATAAACTGCTTCTGCATTTTGAGGGAAGTGATTTCCTTACAAAAGTATGGATCAATGGCCAGTTTGCCGGAGCGCACGAAGGAGGATATTCCCGCTTTTCCTTTGATATCTCAAATCTTGTAACAGATGGGGAAAACCTTGTGGTTGTAAAAGCGGAGGACCATCTGGACCCTCAGCAGCCCAGAGGAAAGCAGCGGTGGGTTCCGGAAAACTTCGGTTGCTGGTATGTTCAGACAACAGGGATCTGGAAGACCGTTTGGATGGAGTATGTACCGGACATCAGCTTACGCTCCGTGAAAATGACCCCCAATTTACCAGAGGGCAGACTGGAACTGGAATATACTGTGGATTGTCCCGAAGTTCTTGACGGAAGAAGACTGGAGGTGGAGGCAGCCGTAAGCTATGAGGGCAGGTTTGTTACAAGGATTCTGACTGCCATAGGGAAAAATCCTACAAAGGTTTCCATTGATCTGGAAGCAGCTGAGGCAGACGATCCTTGGGGGATACGCACATGGTCTCCTGCGGAACCACGTCTGTATGACATTCGTTTCCTCACCCGGTATGACGGAGAAGTGTGTGACGAGGCAGGGTCATATTTTGGGATGCGGGAGATTCGGATCGAAGGTACCAACGTTCTTCTCAACGGGGCACCGTTGTACCAGAGGCTGATCCTTGACCAGGGGTATTGGGAAGACACCCATCTGACGCCCCCGGATGAGGAAGCGCTGATCCAGGATATTGAAAAGATCCATGCCCTGGGTTATAACGGTTTAAGAAAGCATCAAAAAACAGAGGATGAAAGGTTCCTTTACTGGTGTGACGTAAAGGGGATGCTGGTCTGGAGCGAGGCCCCGGCCGCTTACGTATATTCCGACCGGGCAGTGGAGCTGTTTACAAGGGAATGGATGGATATTGTAAAGCAGAATTATAATCATCCTTCCATTATAACCTGGACTCCTATCAATGAATCCTGGGGAGTGCCTCAGGTTGAGACAAACAGAACGCAGCAGCATTTTACGGAGGGAATTTATCATCTGACCAAAAGCATGGACCAATACCGCCCGGTGATTGTAAATGACGGCTGGGAGCATACGGTTTCCGACATAATCACCCTTCACGACTATGAAGAGAAGGGGGAGGTACTAAAAAAACGTTACACCCAATACAAGGATGAGATTATGACGGCAGAGATTTACCACTCCACTTCTAAATCGGCTTTTGCCAACGGCTTTTCCTACAAGGGCCAGCCGGTGATAATCAGTGAATTTGGAGGCATCGCATTTGACCGTGACAAGGAGGGCTGGGGGTATGGGAATAAGGTTATTACAAAAGAGGATTTTTTAAAACGGTTTGACAGCATTACAACGGCCATTAAGGAGATTCCCTATGTATGCGGTTATTGCTATACACAGGTTACAGATGTTCAGCAGGAGGTCAATGGATTAATGGATATCAGAAGAAACGCTAAGGTGGATCCTGAGAGAATAAAGGAAATTAATGAGAGAAGAGTGGCCTATTGGAGGGATGAACTCCGTTAG
- a CDS encoding winged helix-turn-helix domain-containing protein has protein sequence MRVITRVRIGKDRIFIGKGVKEMLDAIELYKSIKKATEQTGISYPKAIRMIRTLEEELGFPVVISEKGGNERGGTRLTEKGKEVLETFRRIEKSVEEYANKLVEEEFRF, from the coding sequence ATGCGCGTAATTACAAGAGTAAGGATCGGTAAAGATAGAATTTTCATTGGGAAAGGCGTTAAAGAAATGCTGGATGCCATTGAACTTTATAAATCTATTAAAAAAGCAACAGAGCAAACAGGAATTTCCTATCCAAAGGCCATCCGGATGATCCGGACCCTGGAAGAAGAATTGGGATTTCCTGTTGTTATATCGGAAAAGGGCGGAAATGAACGGGGAGGAACCCGTTTAACGGAAAAAGGAAAAGAGGTTCTTGAAACCTTTCGCAGAATTGAAAAATCAGTGGAAGAATATGCAAATAAGCTGGTTGAGGAGGAATTTCGTTTTTAA
- a CDS encoding S8 family peptidase → MEKVLDNNFYDLIINNVSIPMYSTGDNITTLNFRHSLLHIPTTNSDPCNLGVYPYHSFPTLYVPTSSVSIEKSGIGTVQRNPFLGMFGRGIIVGVIDTGIDYQHQTFLYNDNTTRILSIWDQSIQGSSPPQGFTFGTEYKRELINLALRSDNPLSIVPSVDTNGHGTSIASVIAGRPNADETFSGIVPESELVVVKLKDAKQNLKEIFFVPDDILCFQESDIILGIRYLIAYAQSISRPLVICIAMGSSQEGHEGSGALSNYLNYLGRLPGIGLSVSAGNEGNNRRHYYNNTAQAPFYNDFELRVGEQDKLFSMEIWPYAFGRLAVDVSSPNRESTQMIYPSIGSCRMFNFIFTPSVIWVNNFIFEEETGDQLILIRFKDPLPGVWSIRVQSTENEPISFHCWLPSGDLISNETFFLSPNPDTTITSPGNGLHQLTVSAYNQINDSILIESSRGYTRNGLVKPDIAAPGYQLPCAISGPGNQYGSITGTGAAAAHTAGAVAMILEWAIPRGNYTSMTGYDVNRLLIRGAKRETGTVYPNNIWGYGQLDVNNLFRRLTNV, encoded by the coding sequence TTGGAAAAAGTTCTGGACAATAACTTTTATGACCTTATTATTAATAATGTCTCCATCCCCATGTACTCTACCGGGGATAACATTACTACGCTGAATTTCAGGCACTCTCTTCTTCACATCCCTACGACAAACTCAGATCCCTGCAACCTGGGTGTGTATCCTTATCACAGCTTCCCCACTCTTTATGTGCCAACGTCTAGTGTCAGCATCGAAAAATCAGGAATCGGCACCGTACAGAGAAATCCCTTTTTGGGCATGTTTGGGAGGGGAATCATCGTTGGAGTCATCGATACCGGAATCGATTACCAGCATCAGACCTTCCTTTATAATGATAACACCACCAGGATCCTTTCTATCTGGGATCAGTCCATACAGGGAAGTTCCCCTCCCCAAGGATTTACCTTTGGAACTGAGTATAAAAGAGAGCTTATTAATCTTGCCTTGAGATCAGATAACCCCTTATCCATTGTACCTTCCGTAGACACCAACGGCCATGGCACATCCATTGCAAGTGTAATAGCCGGAAGGCCTAATGCAGATGAAACCTTTTCCGGTATTGTACCGGAATCCGAACTGGTCGTTGTAAAGCTAAAGGATGCTAAGCAGAATCTAAAGGAAATCTTTTTTGTGCCGGATGACATCCTTTGCTTTCAGGAATCCGACATTATACTTGGAATACGCTACTTAATTGCATATGCACAAAGTATAAGCCGTCCGTTGGTTATATGCATTGCCATGGGAAGCAGCCAGGAAGGGCATGAAGGAAGCGGCGCTCTTAGTAATTATCTAAACTATTTGGGCAGGCTTCCAGGAATTGGTCTTTCCGTTTCCGCCGGAAACGAGGGAAACAACCGCAGACATTACTATAACAATACCGCACAGGCACCCTTTTATAATGACTTTGAATTAAGAGTCGGGGAACAAGATAAATTGTTTTCCATGGAGATATGGCCCTATGCTTTCGGAAGGCTTGCCGTAGATGTTTCTTCGCCAAACCGGGAATCCACTCAAATGATTTATCCCAGCATCGGTTCCTGCAGAATGTTCAACTTTATTTTCACTCCAAGTGTCATCTGGGTTAATAACTTTATTTTTGAAGAGGAGACAGGTGATCAGCTGATCCTGATTCGCTTTAAAGATCCCCTGCCAGGGGTCTGGAGCATTCGGGTACAAAGCACAGAAAACGAACCCATATCCTTCCATTGCTGGCTGCCTTCCGGTGATCTTATTTCCAATGAAACCTTTTTTCTCAGTCCAAATCCGGATACCACCATAACTTCTCCTGGTAACGGACTCCATCAACTAACGGTTTCGGCTTATAACCAAATTAATGACAGCATACTAATTGAATCAAGCAGAGGTTATACCAGAAACGGCCTGGTGAAACCAGATATAGCCGCTCCCGGCTATCAGCTTCCCTGTGCCATCTCCGGTCCGGGGAACCAGTATGGTTCAATCACCGGAACAGGAGCCGCAGCCGCTCACACAGCCGGCGCCGTTGCCATGATCCTGGAATGGGCCATTCCCAGAGGGAATTATACTTCTATGACCGGATATGATGTAAACCGCCTTCTGATCCGAGGTGCCAAGCGTGAAACCGGTACTGTTTATCCAAATAACATATGGGGATATGGACAGTTGGATGTAAACAATCTGTTTCGCCGGCTTACCAATGTTTAA
- a CDS encoding PQQ-dependent sugar dehydrogenase — MNFAVNKYLQKSYMQQAPNKQRELDPNRISVPVGYQIEVFAQGLNAPIGMVFTENGDMLIADSGIATMNPRVLRISNGSLQVIADGFNVPLTGINYKNGRIYVSHKGKVTIIHPNGGRQDIISGLPSNGDYSNNRVEFGNDEKIYFGQGTTTNSGVVGLDNDWVLEHPYLHDYPGSYIFLNYANFETKNVLIPAMDSAVTGAFSPFGVPNIQQYQVKEGRLLASGSVIRANLDGSGIEQVAWGLRNPFCMKFDDLNRLIISNQGMDTRGSRPIANALDELHLFNKGAWYGWPDYSGGAPVTMPRFVPIRGRKPELLLHTIPSVPPTPIAVFPSGSNIMGFDFNRSSDFGLIGDIYIACFGGVQYEESNDYIRSGVGHRILRVNVVNGDIATFAINKSGFPEERGLSRPTDVIFGPDDSMYISDMAIADLEMQNVYLPYTGVIWRVRKIMM, encoded by the coding sequence GTGAATTTCGCTGTAAACAAGTATCTGCAGAAGTCATACATGCAGCAGGCTCCAAATAAGCAAAGAGAGCTTGATCCCAATCGAATTAGCGTCCCTGTAGGTTATCAGATAGAAGTCTTTGCTCAAGGATTAAACGCACCAATTGGTATGGTTTTCACAGAAAATGGAGATATGCTAATTGCTGATTCCGGAATTGCAACAATGAATCCCCGGGTTTTACGTATCAGCAATGGAAGCCTCCAGGTGATTGCGGATGGCTTTAATGTTCCCCTTACTGGAATTAATTATAAAAATGGACGCATTTATGTATCCCATAAAGGTAAGGTAACGATTATTCATCCTAATGGAGGAAGGCAGGATATCATCAGCGGCTTGCCAAGCAACGGGGACTATTCCAATAATCGGGTAGAGTTTGGCAATGATGAGAAAATTTACTTTGGACAGGGAACAACAACGAATTCCGGTGTAGTAGGTCTTGATAATGACTGGGTTTTGGAGCATCCCTATTTACACGATTATCCCGGTTCCTATATATTCCTTAACTACGCTAATTTTGAAACTAAAAATGTGTTGATACCAGCCATGGATTCGGCTGTTACGGGAGCGTTTTCCCCTTTTGGGGTTCCCAATATCCAACAATACCAAGTGAAAGAAGGCAGACTTTTAGCTTCAGGCAGTGTAATAAGGGCAAATTTGGATGGCTCTGGAATCGAACAGGTTGCATGGGGGCTTCGCAATCCGTTTTGTATGAAATTTGATGACTTAAATCGGCTGATTATATCAAATCAGGGCATGGATACCAGAGGGAGCAGACCGATTGCCAATGCCTTGGACGAATTGCATTTGTTTAATAAAGGGGCATGGTATGGCTGGCCGGATTATTCAGGAGGAGCTCCTGTTACAATGCCCAGGTTTGTTCCTATTAGAGGCAGAAAGCCAGAATTATTGCTTCATACCATACCGTCAGTGCCTCCGACACCCATTGCAGTTTTTCCGTCAGGCTCCAATATAATGGGATTTGATTTTAACAGGTCATCAGATTTTGGACTGATTGGTGATATTTATATTGCGTGTTTTGGGGGTGTCCAATACGAAGAATCCAACGATTATATTCGTTCCGGTGTTGGACATAGGATATTGAGAGTGAATGTTGTCAATGGAGATATTGCAACATTTGCCATAAATAAATCAGGATTTCCGGAAGAAAGGGGGCTGAGCCGTCCCACTGATGTTATTTTCGGACCTGACGATTCCATGTATATATCAGATATGGCAATCGCTGATTTAGAGATGCAAAATGTTTATCTGCCATACACAGGAGTCATATGGAGGGTAAGAAAAATAATGATGTAA
- a CDS encoding cold-shock protein has translation MKKGTVKWFNAQKGFGFICDEEGNDIFVHFSGLAMEGFKSLEDGQSVIFETTNGARGLQAVNVHIA, from the coding sequence ATGAAAAAAGGTACAGTAAAATGGTTTAATGCACAAAAGGGATTCGGTTTTATCTGCGATGAAGAAGGCAACGATATATTCGTTCATTTCTCCGGTCTTGCTATGGAAGGCTTCAAGTCTTTAGAAGATGGCCAGTCAGTTATTTTTGAAACTACGAACGGCGCTCGCGGCTTACAGGCTGTAAATGTACACATCGCCTAA